GTAGGCCTTGGCAAAAGCGATCCGATTGGCAAGGAAACTAGGTTCAGCGGATGAAAGGAAAGGGGCCGTTCCCGAACCCATCCCTTTGACAGAAATCGAACTAGGATCTTTGGAAAGAACTAATGCCGCCGAACCATCAGAAAGCGGAGAGATATCATACAATCCCAAGGGACTCGATATCATCGTTTGGGTTTTATAATCTTCCCAAGTTAGATTTTTTTTGATATGCGCTTTGGGGTTGAGTAGTCCATTGTCATGAAGCTTTTTTGAAATAACAAAAAGATCTTCTTCTTTGTATCCATAGTCGGTTAAATACTTCCGAGTGATCATCGCTCCACCTTGTGCCATAGACATTCCCAAGGACCTTTGTGAATCAGAAAGAACGGAACCTAACAATAGATTACTTTCTTCTCGATTGAGCTGGGACATGAGCTCTGTGGCAACAACCAGTCCATGATCGAATCTACCACTCAGAATTAAATTCACACCCAATTGAAAGGCAGCCGCGCCTGAAGAAGAAGCTGTTTCCATGCGAATGGAATACAAATCGCGAACGCCAAGACGACTGGCAAGTTTTGCTGAAAGATGATACTCTTTGTTATAAGAATCAGGAGAAAAGCTGGCATAAATAATAAACTGAATTTTGTGAGATTGAAACTCATGTACAGATTGTTTTGCGGTCGCAAAGGATAAATCCAATTGGGATCCTTTGTGTTTACCGAATACACTCAATGCTGGATTGTGAATGTAAACTTTCTTCATAAGAATAGAGTTTACGCTTGCCTATTCTATGAAAACCAATTATCTTTCCATTTGAACGCAATAAAATGAGGCCACCCATATGAAGGGAAAGAAAGAAGTAATCGACATTTTAGCGGAAGTTCTCACTGCAGAACTCACAGCCATCAATCAGTATTTTATCCATGCAAAACTCTGTAAAAACTGGGGGTATCTGGAACTTGCAGACTACCTTAGGAAAGAATCCATCGAAGAGATGAAACATGCTGATGAAATCATTGAAAGGATCTTGTATTTCGATGGTATTCCCGACTTGCAAAAATACTCAAAAATCAACGTAGGGCAGACAGTTCCCGAAATGTTAGAACATGATTTGCAGTTGGAATATGGTGCAGTGGAAAGACTCAATCGAGGAATCGATATCTGCGTGGCAGCAAAAGACAACGGAACCAGAGAACTTTTAGAAAAGATTCTAGTTTCCGAAGAAGAACATATCGATTGGATCGAAACTCAAAAATCGATCATTGAATCCATCAGTATCCAAAACTACTTGGCTCAGAAATTAGGAGACTCGGAATAAAACCTACTCACCCTACTTACCATGCCATTTGCGGAGAGGGCCTTTCTCCGCTTTTGGAATCCGAATTAAAATCACATCGCCTGAAAATTGATAGTTCTAACCGAGGTGGAGTTTTCTTTTCCGGAAAAAAAGAAGACGTCATTGATTTTGCCATCCATACAAAGTTTGCTTCACGCATCAACTTACAGTTATTACATGACAATGCTGATGATTATGATGAATTTT
The sequence above is drawn from the Leptospira sp. WS4.C2 genome and encodes:
- a CDS encoding thiolase family protein, producing MKKVYIHNPALSVFGKHKGSQLDLSFATAKQSVHEFQSHKIQFIIYASFSPDSYNKEYHLSAKLASRLGVRDLYSIRMETASSSGAAAFQLGVNLILSGRFDHGLVVATELMSQLNREESNLLLGSVLSDSQRSLGMSMAQGGAMITRKYLTDYGYKEEDLFVISKKLHDNGLLNPKAHIKKNLTWEDYKTQTMISSPLGLYDISPLSDGSAALVLSKDPSSISVKGMGSGTAPFLSSAEPSFLANRIAFAKAYEEAGVSPADIDFAELHDAFTPFELVGAEDAGFFKRGEALFQVKAGLTHPKGEIPINSSGGLKSRGHPVGASGLAQIVELCRFFEEWPEKRLAVAQSIGGLATNNFVSILERE
- the bfr gene encoding bacterioferritin, with product MKGKKEVIDILAEVLTAELTAINQYFIHAKLCKNWGYLELADYLRKESIEEMKHADEIIERILYFDGIPDLQKYSKINVGQTVPEMLEHDLQLEYGAVERLNRGIDICVAAKDNGTRELLEKILVSEEEHIDWIETQKSIIESISIQNYLAQKLGDSE